From one Dama dama isolate Ldn47 chromosome 4, ASM3311817v1, whole genome shotgun sequence genomic stretch:
- the LOC133054674 gene encoding zinc finger protein 883-like isoform X2, with product MAYSILTHGFGHTEKDLETSSATNQEMLPKKSISEEVASPVAKMEGILRAVLGDAKLGESWTCGCQLEDQSKQERCLRWLFATPKEDTHEKKGLDCNELRRSFKRTSAFIRKQRVLGGERPQKWTGSRKILKCQRTFVEKKPFNCTECGKAFIYHSDYIIHQRIHTGEKPYKCNDCGKAFSNSSYFIQHHIIHTGEKPYACNECGKTFTQSSSLTEHQRIHTGEKPYKCKECGKAFTQSSSLIKHQRCHTGEKPYKCHQCGKFYSQVSHLTRHQKIHTGEKPYKCDECGKAFCHTSSLTQHQTIHTGEKPYKCNECGKTFSHSSSLTQHQRVHTGEKPYECPECGKAFSHSSSLIQHQRIHTGEKPYECHDCGKAYTQISHLMRHQSIHIGEKPYVCNDCRKAFGHTSSFIQHQTIHTGEKPYKCNKCGKTFSQNSSLTRHQRIHTGEKPYECKVCSKAYTQISHLIQHQRTHTGEKPYECCECGKAFSQSTHLIEHQKIHTGKKSYKCKDCGKTFSHSSSLTQHQRIHTGEKPYACKECGKAFNQSIHLIQHQRIHTGEKPYKCKNCGKTYTQISHLIQHQKVHRGGKHSACNKCGEDFNWGPHLAEHQRLPTMHGGYVCHDFEKAISWSTQLADQRTHAD from the exons ATGGCCTACTCCATTTTGACCCATGGTTTCGGGCACACAGAAAAAG acTTGGAGACAAGCTCTGCAACTAATCAGGAGATGCTTCCAAAAAAGAGTATTTCTGAAGaggtggcttccccagtggcaaaGATGGAGGGAATTTTAAGGGCAGTGCTTGGAGATGCCAAGCTGGGGGAGTCCTGGACGTGTGGCTGTCAGCTGGAAGACCAGAGCAAGCAGGAGAGGTGTTTGAGGTGGTTGTTTGCTACTCCCAAGGAAGATACCCATGAGAAGAAGGGCCTTGACTGCAACGAGCTTAGGAGAAGCTTCAAGAGGACCTCAGCCTTCATAAGGAAGCAAAGAGTGCTTgggggagagaggcctcagaagtgGACCGGGTCAAGAAAGATCCTCAAATGCCAAAGGACCTTTGTCGAGAAGAAACCATTCAACTGCAcagaatgtgggaaagccttcatcTACCATTCTGACTACATTATACaccagagaattcacactggagagaagccctaCAAGTGTAATGATTGCGGGAAGGCATTCAGCAACAGCTCATATTTCATCCAGCACCACATCATCCACACGGGAGAGAAGCCCTACGCCTGCAACGAGTGTGGCAAGACCTTTACCCAGAGCTCATCACTCACTGAGCACCAGAGGAtccacactggagaaaaaccctacaaatgcaaggagtgtgggaaagccttcaccCAGAGTTCCTCCCTCATCAAGCACCAGCGATGCCACACGGGGGAGAAACCCTATAAATGCCACCAGTGTGGAAAGTTCTACTCCCAGGTGTCCCACCTCACCCGCCACCAGAAAatccacacaggagagaagccctaCAAATGCGACGAATGTGGCAAGGCTTTCTGTCACACCTCCTCCCTGACTCAGCACCAGACAATCCACACCGGAGAGAAACCCTACAAGTGTAATGAGTGTGGGAAGACTTTCAGCCACAGCTCGTCGCTGACACAGCACCAGCgagttcacactggagagaaaccttatgagTGCCCCGAGTGTGGCAAAGCCTTCAGCCACAGTTCGTCGCTGATTcagcatcagagaattcatactggcgAGAAGCCCTATGAGTGTCACGATTGCGGGAAGGCTTACACACAGATCTCCCACCTCATGAGGCACCAGAGTATTCACataggggagaaaccctatgtctGTAATGACTGTAGAAAGGCTTTCGGTCACACCTCTTCCTTTATTCAACACCAGACAATTCACACTGGTGAAAAGCCCTACAAGTGTAACAAATGCGGGAAAACCTTCAGCCAGAACTCCTCGCTTACACGCCACCAGCGAATTCAcaccggggagaagccctatgagtGTAAAGTTTGCAGTAAGGCATACACCCAGATCTCCCATCTCATTCAGCACCAGAGGACTCACACGGGAGAGAAACCTTATGAGTGCTGTGAGTGTGGGAAAGCCTTTAGCCAGAGCACCCATCTTATTGAGCATCAGAAGATCCACACGGGCAAGAAATCCTATAAGTGTAAGGACTGTGGGAAAACATTCAGTCACAGCTCATCCCTCACTCAACACCAGAGGATTCACACGGGTGAGAAGCCCTATGCCTGTAAGGAATGCGGGAAAGCCTTCAACCAGAGCATCCACCTTATTCAACACCAAAGGATTCACactggggagaagccctacaAGTGTAAGAACTGTGGGAAAACGTATACCCAGATCTCACACCTCATTCAACACCAGAAAGTTCACAGGGGTGGCAAGCACTCTGCATGTAACAAATGTGGAGAGGACTTCAACTGGGGACCACATCTGGCAGAACACCAGAGACTTCCTACCATGCATGGTGGCTATGTCTGCCATGATTTTGAGAAAGCCATTTCTTGGAGCACGCAGCTTGCTGATCAGAGAACTCATGCTGACTAG
- the LOC133054674 gene encoding zinc finger protein 883-like isoform X1: MAIRTLTSKGQESVTFKDVAVDFTLEEWGHLGPGQRELYRDVMLENYQNLLSLGAGFPGAKPDVISRLEQGEEPRMERRETQQVTCPDLETSSATNQEMLPKKSISEEVASPVAKMEGILRAVLGDAKLGESWTCGCQLEDQSKQERCLRWLFATPKEDTHEKKGLDCNELRRSFKRTSAFIRKQRVLGGERPQKWTGSRKILKCQRTFVEKKPFNCTECGKAFIYHSDYIIHQRIHTGEKPYKCNDCGKAFSNSSYFIQHHIIHTGEKPYACNECGKTFTQSSSLTEHQRIHTGEKPYKCKECGKAFTQSSSLIKHQRCHTGEKPYKCHQCGKFYSQVSHLTRHQKIHTGEKPYKCDECGKAFCHTSSLTQHQTIHTGEKPYKCNECGKTFSHSSSLTQHQRVHTGEKPYECPECGKAFSHSSSLIQHQRIHTGEKPYECHDCGKAYTQISHLMRHQSIHIGEKPYVCNDCRKAFGHTSSFIQHQTIHTGEKPYKCNKCGKTFSQNSSLTRHQRIHTGEKPYECKVCSKAYTQISHLIQHQRTHTGEKPYECCECGKAFSQSTHLIEHQKIHTGKKSYKCKDCGKTFSHSSSLTQHQRIHTGEKPYACKECGKAFNQSIHLIQHQRIHTGEKPYKCKNCGKTYTQISHLIQHQKVHRGGKHSACNKCGEDFNWGPHLAEHQRLPTMHGGYVCHDFEKAISWSTQLADQRTHAD; the protein is encoded by the exons ATGGCCATCAGGACCCTGACAAGCAAGGGCCAG GAATCAGTGACCTTCAAAGACGTGGCCGTGGACTTCACCCTGGAGGAGTGGGGCCACCTGGGGCCTGGCCAGAGGGAGCTGTATCgggatgtgatgctggagaattACCAGAACCTTCTCTCTTTGG GGGCAGGGTTTCCTGGGGCCAAACCTGATGTGATCTCCCGTCTGGAGCAAGGGGAAGAGCCCAGGATGGAGAGGAGAGAAACCCAGCAAGTTACCTGTCCAG acTTGGAGACAAGCTCTGCAACTAATCAGGAGATGCTTCCAAAAAAGAGTATTTCTGAAGaggtggcttccccagtggcaaaGATGGAGGGAATTTTAAGGGCAGTGCTTGGAGATGCCAAGCTGGGGGAGTCCTGGACGTGTGGCTGTCAGCTGGAAGACCAGAGCAAGCAGGAGAGGTGTTTGAGGTGGTTGTTTGCTACTCCCAAGGAAGATACCCATGAGAAGAAGGGCCTTGACTGCAACGAGCTTAGGAGAAGCTTCAAGAGGACCTCAGCCTTCATAAGGAAGCAAAGAGTGCTTgggggagagaggcctcagaagtgGACCGGGTCAAGAAAGATCCTCAAATGCCAAAGGACCTTTGTCGAGAAGAAACCATTCAACTGCAcagaatgtgggaaagccttcatcTACCATTCTGACTACATTATACaccagagaattcacactggagagaagccctaCAAGTGTAATGATTGCGGGAAGGCATTCAGCAACAGCTCATATTTCATCCAGCACCACATCATCCACACGGGAGAGAAGCCCTACGCCTGCAACGAGTGTGGCAAGACCTTTACCCAGAGCTCATCACTCACTGAGCACCAGAGGAtccacactggagaaaaaccctacaaatgcaaggagtgtgggaaagccttcaccCAGAGTTCCTCCCTCATCAAGCACCAGCGATGCCACACGGGGGAGAAACCCTATAAATGCCACCAGTGTGGAAAGTTCTACTCCCAGGTGTCCCACCTCACCCGCCACCAGAAAatccacacaggagagaagccctaCAAATGCGACGAATGTGGCAAGGCTTTCTGTCACACCTCCTCCCTGACTCAGCACCAGACAATCCACACCGGAGAGAAACCCTACAAGTGTAATGAGTGTGGGAAGACTTTCAGCCACAGCTCGTCGCTGACACAGCACCAGCgagttcacactggagagaaaccttatgagTGCCCCGAGTGTGGCAAAGCCTTCAGCCACAGTTCGTCGCTGATTcagcatcagagaattcatactggcgAGAAGCCCTATGAGTGTCACGATTGCGGGAAGGCTTACACACAGATCTCCCACCTCATGAGGCACCAGAGTATTCACataggggagaaaccctatgtctGTAATGACTGTAGAAAGGCTTTCGGTCACACCTCTTCCTTTATTCAACACCAGACAATTCACACTGGTGAAAAGCCCTACAAGTGTAACAAATGCGGGAAAACCTTCAGCCAGAACTCCTCGCTTACACGCCACCAGCGAATTCAcaccggggagaagccctatgagtGTAAAGTTTGCAGTAAGGCATACACCCAGATCTCCCATCTCATTCAGCACCAGAGGACTCACACGGGAGAGAAACCTTATGAGTGCTGTGAGTGTGGGAAAGCCTTTAGCCAGAGCACCCATCTTATTGAGCATCAGAAGATCCACACGGGCAAGAAATCCTATAAGTGTAAGGACTGTGGGAAAACATTCAGTCACAGCTCATCCCTCACTCAACACCAGAGGATTCACACGGGTGAGAAGCCCTATGCCTGTAAGGAATGCGGGAAAGCCTTCAACCAGAGCATCCACCTTATTCAACACCAAAGGATTCACactggggagaagccctacaAGTGTAAGAACTGTGGGAAAACGTATACCCAGATCTCACACCTCATTCAACACCAGAAAGTTCACAGGGGTGGCAAGCACTCTGCATGTAACAAATGTGGAGAGGACTTCAACTGGGGACCACATCTGGCAGAACACCAGAGACTTCCTACCATGCATGGTGGCTATGTCTGCCATGATTTTGAGAAAGCCATTTCTTGGAGCACGCAGCTTGCTGATCAGAGAACTCATGCTGACTAG